The Urbifossiella limnaea genome has a window encoding:
- a CDS encoding AAA family ATPase: protein MIPQRVKLSGFLSYKDEQEVRFDGSPLWMLSGTNGSGKSSIFDGVTFALFGHHRGGSTGATELVNKESNTLAVEFDFTVEKQLYRIKRTVRRRTSGVAGTQQVYRAVPPTSLTQTGATREVEWEPIADTQLKAKFDAWVRDTIGLDYETFTSSVLLLQGKSEKLLDSTPAGRASVLARIVDLERYQKLHGRADDKRRELKARLESLAGQLEHLRAVPDEELAAARDRIALAEEARSAAQERIDSLVTVELQARNWADKTKTLAAARAKLDQSEALLGSAVKVEREFARLRELRDVLPAVGVIVTERGRVGESERKSQRLSAERDGVADERRKAENALDQTRKKVLALKKSQAESEAKQQSLNGRLRELAGVLEKVRQAEDAEAEATRLADELARYPADPDAAVRLAQERVDALGVVSQVVPLLTRLLAERTELIQVAHREADARADEVRLKAEGVKLRAELDATAAELQKVRAERERLDGAAAEARALAQQARALADEFKELTGAKTCRACGQDLTPAHFESERKKRDLDAAVAERKAAAAAAAAAAAREKETTLTTREAETRGRVDELRDKYKTAAGDAKQAAAEAARLRESCSNTYYPLPPAYKQKIGPSQPTDWAATTYPDRVAVTALEQEAKGADGAKRELRAAQDNANAARTVRAKLDSARERLAAVRASLPAGDPAALRAEHATAQGEEQAVGNHLKGVKVSITAAEAETERFARQLSAAENDLTALAGSLQTEEVTRKHSQEAIERALKHLPAEWRKPATDAGMAERARWTDELEALTAADTEGKFTKLQAARGGLDSLRAEITTLDAEANTFPPEARRNPDEVKAEVAAARSAADAAARDLLTAQRDHAGLEDLRRRRGDLADQHKDADLSHARYKALAELLGRDRLQRHLVRKAERQIVDYGNAVLDRLSGGQLFLKLVGTEDGTGADKALDLECANRVTGGSPINVAFLSGSQRFRVAVALALGIGQYAGRQHRPIESVIIDEGFGCLDRAGRQVMIQELQNLRGHLHCILLVSHQEEFADAFPDGYRFELQDGATRVTRLAR from the coding sequence ATGATCCCGCAGCGCGTGAAACTGTCCGGCTTCCTGTCGTACAAGGACGAGCAGGAGGTGCGGTTCGACGGGTCGCCCCTGTGGATGCTCTCGGGCACCAACGGGAGCGGCAAGTCGAGCATCTTCGACGGCGTCACGTTCGCCCTGTTCGGCCACCACCGCGGCGGCAGCACGGGCGCCACCGAGCTCGTCAACAAGGAGTCGAACACCCTCGCCGTCGAGTTCGACTTCACCGTCGAGAAGCAGCTGTACCGCATCAAGCGCACCGTCCGCCGCCGCACCAGCGGCGTCGCCGGGACGCAGCAGGTGTACCGCGCCGTGCCGCCGACCTCGCTGACGCAGACCGGCGCGACGCGCGAGGTCGAGTGGGAGCCGATCGCCGACACGCAGCTGAAGGCGAAGTTCGACGCCTGGGTCCGCGACACCATCGGGCTCGACTACGAGACGTTCACGTCGTCGGTGCTGCTCCTGCAGGGGAAGTCGGAGAAGCTGCTGGACTCGACGCCCGCCGGCCGGGCCAGCGTGCTGGCGCGGATCGTGGATCTGGAGCGGTACCAGAAGCTCCACGGCCGGGCCGACGACAAGCGCCGCGAGCTGAAGGCGCGGCTCGAATCGCTCGCCGGCCAGCTCGAACACCTGCGTGCCGTCCCCGACGAGGAGCTCGCGGCCGCCCGCGACCGCATCGCACTGGCGGAGGAGGCCCGCTCCGCGGCGCAGGAACGGATCGACTCGCTCGTCACGGTCGAGCTTCAGGCCCGCAACTGGGCCGACAAGACCAAGACGCTCGCGGCGGCGCGGGCGAAGCTCGACCAGTCCGAGGCGCTGCTCGGCAGTGCGGTGAAGGTGGAACGCGAGTTCGCCCGCCTGCGCGAGCTGCGCGACGTACTCCCGGCCGTCGGCGTGATCGTCACCGAGCGCGGCCGCGTCGGCGAGTCGGAGCGCAAGAGCCAGCGCCTGAGCGCGGAACGCGACGGCGTCGCCGACGAGCGCCGCAAGGCGGAGAACGCCCTCGACCAGACGCGGAAGAAGGTCCTGGCGCTGAAGAAGTCGCAGGCCGAGAGCGAGGCGAAGCAGCAGTCACTGAACGGCCGACTTCGCGAGCTCGCCGGCGTGCTGGAGAAGGTGCGGCAGGCCGAGGACGCCGAGGCGGAGGCGACTCGGCTCGCCGACGAACTGGCCCGCTACCCCGCCGACCCCGACGCGGCCGTGCGGCTGGCTCAGGAGCGCGTCGACGCGCTCGGCGTCGTCAGTCAGGTGGTGCCGCTGCTGACGCGACTGTTGGCCGAGCGCACCGAGCTGATCCAGGTGGCGCACCGCGAGGCCGACGCCCGCGCCGACGAAGTCCGGCTCAAAGCCGAAGGCGTGAAGCTCCGCGCCGAACTGGACGCCACCGCCGCGGAGCTCCAGAAGGTGCGTGCCGAGCGCGAGCGGCTCGACGGCGCGGCCGCGGAGGCGCGGGCACTCGCGCAGCAGGCGCGGGCGCTGGCCGACGAGTTCAAGGAGCTGACCGGCGCGAAGACGTGTCGCGCCTGCGGCCAGGACTTGACGCCGGCCCACTTCGAGAGCGAGCGGAAGAAGCGCGACCTGGACGCCGCCGTCGCCGAGCGGAAGGCCGCGGCGGCGGCGGCCGCGGCGGCGGCGGCACGCGAAAAGGAAACGACCCTCACCACCCGCGAGGCCGAGACGCGGGGCCGCGTCGACGAGCTGCGCGACAAGTACAAGACGGCCGCCGGCGACGCGAAGCAGGCGGCCGCGGAAGCGGCCCGGCTGCGCGAGTCGTGCAGCAACACGTACTACCCGCTGCCGCCGGCGTACAAGCAGAAGATCGGCCCCTCGCAGCCGACCGACTGGGCGGCGACGACGTACCCGGACCGCGTTGCCGTCACGGCGCTGGAGCAGGAGGCGAAGGGCGCCGACGGCGCGAAGCGGGAGCTGCGGGCGGCCCAGGACAACGCCAACGCCGCGCGCACGGTCCGCGCCAAACTCGACTCCGCGCGCGAGCGGCTGGCGGCGGTGCGGGCCTCACTCCCCGCCGGCGACCCGGCGGCGCTGCGGGCGGAGCACGCGACGGCCCAGGGCGAGGAGCAGGCCGTCGGCAACCACCTGAAGGGCGTGAAGGTCAGCATCACCGCCGCGGAGGCCGAGACGGAACGGTTCGCCCGCCAGCTCTCCGCCGCCGAGAACGACCTGACCGCTCTCGCCGGCTCGCTCCAGACGGAAGAGGTGACGCGGAAGCACAGCCAGGAGGCGATCGAGCGGGCGCTGAAGCACCTGCCGGCCGAGTGGCGCAAGCCCGCCACCGACGCCGGCATGGCCGAGCGCGCCCGCTGGACCGACGAGTTGGAGGCGCTCACGGCCGCGGACACCGAAGGCAAGTTCACGAAGCTCCAGGCCGCACGCGGCGGCCTCGACTCGCTCCGCGCCGAGATCACCACGCTCGACGCCGAGGCGAACACCTTCCCGCCCGAGGCGCGACGCAACCCCGACGAGGTGAAGGCGGAAGTCGCCGCGGCCCGCAGCGCCGCCGACGCCGCCGCCCGCGACCTCTTGACGGCCCAGCGCGACCACGCCGGCCTCGAAGACCTTCGCCGCCGCCGCGGCGACCTGGCCGACCAGCACAAGGACGCCGACCTCAGTCACGCCCGCTACAAGGCGCTCGCGGAACTCCTCGGCCGCGACCGGCTCCAGCGCCACCTCGTGCGGAAGGCCGAGCGGCAGATCGTGGACTACGGCAACGCCGTACTCGACCGCCTCAGCGGCGGGCAGTTGTTCTTGAAGCTCGTCGGCACCGAGGACGGCACGGGCGCCGACAAGGCACTCGACCTGGAGTGCGCCAACCGCGTCACCGGCGGGTCGCCCATAAATGTGGCATTCCTGAGCGGCAGTCAGCGCTTTCGGGTGGCGGTGGCGCTGGCGCTGGGCATCGGCCAGTACGCGGGCCGGCAGCACCGGCCGATCGAGAGCGTCATCATCGACGAGGGCTTCGGCTGCCTCGACCGGGCTGGGCGGCAGGTGATGATCCAGGAGTTGCAAAACCTCCGCGGGCACCTGCATTGCATCCTGTTGGTGAGCCATCAGGAGGAGTTCGCGGACGCGTTCCCGGACGGCTACCGGTTCGAACTCCAGGACGGCGCGACGCGCGTGACACGGCTGGCGCGCTGA
- a CDS encoding PVC-type heme-binding CxxCH protein yields the protein MRLLLSLAGLAAAVGALLTVPRPAAAQPPVVNRVPPPPEFSQPQSAPKPAPFAVSMVDQGQFDPRLKGYFLPDGFRLEIVLSEPDVVNPVGMTFAPDGSLFVMEWRPDPVTRDRWFPVVETFRYRDGTTREITTMKKFTTDLVKHFTPNTKTGKFDPPRTILSEELPSSILWHDGWLYVTGRGTVRRWRQATAGNISGVDTSRAPNPSDPWNIREVVAQGFCGFHHHQVSGLTIGNDGLLYLTSGDDDNYVEGSDGSRATVLRTGAVFRCRPDGSRMETFSIGYRNPYRDLAYDGAFNWFHADNDNEDGSKFMGCRIMHVAEAADFGWRLRYGARCCRPDEARVSVAGELPGTLPPMIKTGRGSPAGLLIYNDTRIPTQYRGLLYYPDVYRRVVRAYRTVPTGSTFQITGEFEFLKSDDPLFRPCQMVTGPDGAMYVCDWRTDSGGAGKLSGDGVNGRVYRIRWAGNAATPELPLRGTDSWAKVKALPDAALVDALGLPDLTDRVEARKELVRRGAKARDLVLSRFKTDQIQGDARLVGLGVLSAGWNADVEDVFRKLLVDESPDVRRLAVDGLALNAPKGDARTFEVLLVALSDSDQTVRRAAALGLGRVGVPAAAEALLAAWRTDEAADVYLRDAHVRGVERLGKAGVDALLTLAQSGDNEFKAAVEIMLTLRSREAAAGLPDLLATPHATPAQREALVRSYTNYQLDPPVSLDPLVDYLRTRRDEAPAVVAAAAEVFAASDGNLSPKGRAFVAGLLDHRAPTVRAAGVSAVEATRLVSAAPKLIEALGQADRAPAERVGLVKALRVLGAKDAVAPMTSILTGANPPALKLEAIRTLAALDAKAAQLVAEAMLDQPDPTLQTEAVVILGATKAGAKLVGERYVAKKLPRELFPQVSDALRRFTTDDPAVSQLLAEVMRGGLLLSMEPTQVERIRGLVATRGSAARGRELFLNTRLLNCATCHRMEGVGGGTGPDLTRLWDTHTLEKILEAIADPSKEIKEGFQAYRVVGADGQVHTGLKVSETATELVMRDANGRDLRLAKSDIESVTPSRLSLMPDNTVSPLSFDQFIDLLAFLKNRPEQELLRGVTVEGSVVSGFSANLGVARAEVTADPASKATKWEPARADTNGLFDLKAVFPTTDPGGVYVRTFVYSPKEQAATGIVLADDPVRIWVGDRSAFDRPGAPVTAVEETFPVALKAGWNAVLVKVGNGGRGHRLGLRFSGDGVRTAGLPQ from the coding sequence ATGCGCCTCCTCCTCTCCCTCGCCGGCCTCGCGGCCGCGGTCGGCGCACTGCTGACCGTGCCCCGCCCCGCCGCCGCCCAGCCGCCCGTCGTCAACCGAGTCCCGCCGCCGCCCGAGTTCAGTCAGCCGCAGTCGGCCCCGAAACCCGCGCCGTTCGCGGTCAGCATGGTCGATCAGGGCCAGTTCGACCCGCGGCTCAAGGGCTACTTCCTGCCGGACGGCTTCCGCCTCGAAATCGTTCTGAGCGAGCCGGACGTGGTGAACCCCGTCGGGATGACGTTCGCCCCGGACGGCAGCCTGTTCGTGATGGAGTGGCGGCCCGACCCGGTCACCCGCGACCGCTGGTTCCCCGTGGTCGAGACGTTCCGCTACCGCGACGGCACGACCCGCGAAATCACCACCATGAAGAAGTTCACCACGGACCTGGTGAAGCACTTCACGCCCAACACCAAGACCGGCAAGTTCGACCCGCCGCGCACCATCCTGTCGGAGGAGTTGCCGAGCAGCATCCTGTGGCACGACGGCTGGCTGTACGTCACCGGCCGCGGCACCGTCCGCCGCTGGCGGCAGGCCACCGCCGGCAACATCAGCGGCGTGGACACCAGCCGGGCGCCGAACCCCTCCGACCCGTGGAACATCCGCGAGGTCGTGGCCCAGGGCTTCTGCGGCTTCCACCACCATCAGGTGTCCGGCCTGACCATCGGCAACGACGGCCTCCTCTACCTCACCAGCGGCGACGACGACAACTACGTCGAAGGCTCCGACGGCAGCCGGGCGACCGTGCTGCGCACCGGGGCCGTGTTCCGCTGCCGGCCCGACGGCTCGCGGATGGAGACGTTCTCGATCGGCTACCGCAACCCGTACCGCGACCTGGCGTACGACGGCGCCTTCAACTGGTTCCACGCCGACAACGACAACGAGGACGGCAGCAAGTTCATGGGCTGCCGCATCATGCACGTCGCGGAGGCGGCCGACTTCGGCTGGCGGCTCCGCTACGGCGCCCGCTGCTGCCGCCCGGACGAGGCCCGCGTCTCCGTCGCCGGCGAGCTGCCGGGCACCCTGCCGCCGATGATCAAGACCGGCCGCGGGTCCCCTGCCGGGCTCCTCATCTACAACGACACCCGCATCCCGACCCAATACCGCGGCCTGCTCTACTACCCGGACGTGTACCGCCGCGTGGTGCGGGCGTACCGCACGGTGCCGACCGGCTCGACGTTCCAGATCACCGGCGAGTTCGAGTTCCTCAAGAGCGACGACCCGCTGTTCCGGCCGTGCCAGATGGTCACCGGGCCGGACGGGGCCATGTACGTGTGCGACTGGCGGACCGACTCCGGCGGCGCCGGCAAGCTGTCCGGCGACGGCGTCAACGGCCGCGTCTACCGCATCCGCTGGGCCGGCAACGCGGCGACGCCGGAGTTGCCGCTGCGCGGCACGGACAGCTGGGCGAAGGTGAAGGCGCTGCCGGACGCGGCGCTGGTGGACGCCCTCGGCCTGCCCGACCTGACGGACCGCGTCGAGGCCCGCAAGGAACTCGTCCGCCGCGGCGCGAAGGCCCGCGACCTGGTGCTGAGCCGCTTCAAGACCGACCAGATTCAGGGGGACGCCCGGCTCGTCGGCCTCGGGGTGCTGTCGGCCGGGTGGAACGCGGACGTGGAAGACGTGTTCCGCAAGCTGCTCGTGGACGAATCGCCGGACGTGCGGCGGCTCGCCGTCGACGGGCTGGCCCTGAACGCCCCGAAGGGCGACGCCCGCACTTTCGAGGTGCTGCTGGTCGCGCTCAGCGACAGCGACCAGACGGTGCGCCGCGCCGCGGCGCTGGGGCTCGGTCGAGTCGGCGTTCCCGCCGCCGCGGAGGCACTGCTCGCGGCGTGGCGCACCGACGAGGCCGCCGACGTGTACCTGCGCGACGCCCACGTCCGCGGCGTCGAGCGGCTCGGCAAGGCCGGCGTCGACGCGCTGCTGACGCTGGCCCAGAGCGGCGACAACGAGTTCAAGGCTGCAGTAGAGATCATGCTGACACTCCGGTCGCGCGAGGCGGCGGCGGGGCTGCCGGACCTGCTCGCCACCCCGCACGCCACGCCGGCCCAGCGCGAGGCGCTGGTGCGGTCGTACACGAACTACCAGCTCGACCCGCCGGTCTCACTCGACCCGCTCGTCGATTACCTCCGCACGCGCCGCGACGAGGCGCCGGCGGTCGTGGCCGCGGCCGCGGAAGTGTTCGCCGCGTCCGACGGCAACCTGTCACCGAAGGGCCGCGCGTTCGTCGCAGGACTCCTGGACCACCGGGCACCCACGGTCCGCGCGGCAGGCGTCAGCGCCGTCGAGGCGACGCGGCTCGTCTCGGCCGCGCCGAAGCTGATCGAGGCGCTCGGGCAGGCAGACCGCGCCCCGGCGGAGCGCGTCGGGCTCGTGAAGGCCCTGCGGGTGCTCGGGGCGAAGGACGCCGTGGCGCCCATGACCTCGATCCTGACCGGGGCCAACCCGCCGGCTCTGAAGCTTGAAGCGATCCGCACCCTGGCGGCGCTCGACGCCAAGGCCGCCCAGCTCGTCGCCGAGGCGATGCTCGACCAGCCGGACCCGACGCTCCAAACCGAAGCCGTCGTCATCCTCGGGGCGACGAAGGCGGGGGCGAAGCTGGTGGGCGAGCGGTACGTCGCCAAGAAGCTGCCGCGCGAGCTGTTCCCGCAGGTGTCCGACGCCCTGCGGCGCTTCACGACCGACGACCCGGCCGTCTCCCAGCTGCTCGCCGAGGTGATGCGGGGCGGGCTGCTCCTGTCGATGGAGCCGACGCAGGTGGAACGCATCCGCGGGCTCGTCGCCACCCGCGGGAGTGCGGCGCGCGGGCGGGAGTTGTTCCTGAACACGCGACTGCTGAACTGCGCGACGTGTCACCGCATGGAGGGCGTCGGCGGCGGCACCGGCCCCGACCTGACGCGGCTGTGGGACACGCACACGCTCGAAAAGATTCTCGAAGCCATCGCCGACCCCAGCAAGGAGATCAAGGAAGGCTTCCAGGCGTACCGCGTCGTCGGCGCCGACGGCCAGGTTCACACCGGGCTCAAGGTGTCGGAAACGGCGACCGAGCTGGTGATGCGCGACGCCAACGGCCGCGACCTGCGGCTGGCCAAGTCCGACATCGAGAGCGTGACGCCGTCCCGGTTGTCGCTCATGCCCGACAACACGGTCTCGCCGCTCAGCTTCGACCAGTTCATCGACCTGTTGGCGTTCCTGAAGAACCGACCCGAGCAGGAACTGCTCCGCGGCGTCACGGTCGAAGGCTCGGTCGTCAGTGGTTTCTCGGCGAACCTGGGCGTGGCCCGCGCCGAGGTCACAGCCGACCCGGCCTCGAAGGCGACGAAGTGGGAGCCGGCCCGCGCCGACACCAACGGCCTGTTCGACCTGAAGGCTGTCTTCCCGACCACCGACCCGGGTGGCGTCTACGTCCGCACCTTCGTCTACTCGCCGAAGGAGCAGGCAGCGACGGGGATCGTGCTGGCCGACGACCCGGTGCGAATTTGGGTGGGTGATCGCTCCGCGTTCGACCGGCCGGGGGCGCCGGTGACGGCGGTCGAGGAGACGTTCCCGGTGGCGCTCAAGGCCGGCTGGAACGCGGTGCTCGTGAAGGTGGGCAACGGCGGCCGCGGGCACCGGCTCGGGCTGCGGTTCAGCGGCGACGGCGTCCGCACCGCGGGGCTGCCGCAGTAA
- a CDS encoding protein kinase domain-containing protein, with the protein MTLSDLPAGFTADGDFLPPDELAPAAATLPLGPGTSTAPSLPAPLPDTGTRYHPHAEIARGAMGAVFRGRDTLFGRPVAIKMLLDEHLNRAELRWRFAEEVRITASLQHPSVVPVYDTGCCAGGRPFYVMRLVEGETLETLLAARPDPGHDRSRFLKVFEKVCEGVAFAHSRGVIHRDIKPDNVMVGALGLVQLMDWGVAKVLPQSPVGVPCPEPSADGDTQDDTTNLQTRFGRVLGTPAYMSPEQARGNLDQMDERTDVFALGGLLCNILTGAPPYAGADARSAYKQAARADLAEGFARLDAVGADPELVALCKRSLAPEPVDRPRNAGVLAAALAECLSHDLRRAERDLVRFFELTPDLFCIAGMDGHFRRVNANFSRILGHPTAALLAEPFVNFVHPDDRAATEAVVAGLNRGELCVRFRNRYRDARGEYHWFEWQAKPLVGEGMIFAVARDVTDTIRLEGQLRFFEEEE; encoded by the coding sequence ATGACCCTTTCCGACCTCCCCGCCGGCTTCACGGCCGACGGCGACTTTCTGCCGCCCGACGAGCTGGCCCCGGCCGCCGCGACCCTCCCCCTCGGCCCGGGCACGTCGACCGCCCCGTCCCTCCCGGCCCCGCTGCCGGACACGGGCACCCGTTACCACCCGCACGCGGAAATCGCCCGCGGCGCCATGGGGGCCGTGTTCCGCGGCCGCGACACGCTGTTCGGCCGGCCCGTCGCCATCAAAATGCTCCTCGACGAGCACCTGAACCGCGCCGAGCTCCGCTGGCGGTTCGCCGAGGAAGTTCGCATCACGGCGTCGCTGCAGCACCCGTCGGTGGTGCCGGTCTACGACACCGGCTGCTGCGCCGGCGGCCGGCCGTTCTACGTCATGCGCCTGGTCGAGGGTGAAACGCTGGAGACGCTGCTGGCGGCGCGGCCGGACCCGGGGCACGACCGGTCTCGGTTCCTCAAGGTGTTCGAAAAGGTGTGCGAGGGCGTGGCGTTCGCCCACTCCCGCGGCGTCATCCACCGCGACATCAAGCCGGACAACGTCATGGTCGGGGCGCTGGGCCTCGTCCAACTGATGGACTGGGGTGTGGCGAAGGTGCTGCCGCAGAGCCCGGTCGGCGTTCCGTGCCCCGAGCCCAGCGCCGACGGCGACACCCAGGACGACACCACGAACCTGCAGACGCGGTTCGGCCGGGTGCTCGGCACGCCAGCGTACATGTCGCCGGAGCAGGCCCGCGGGAACCTCGACCAGATGGACGAGCGGACCGACGTGTTCGCCCTCGGCGGCCTGCTGTGCAACATCCTCACGGGGGCGCCGCCGTACGCCGGCGCGGACGCGCGCTCGGCGTACAAGCAGGCCGCGCGGGCCGACCTGGCCGAAGGCTTCGCCCGGCTCGACGCCGTCGGGGCCGACCCGGAACTCGTGGCGCTGTGCAAGCGGAGCCTGGCCCCGGAGCCGGTCGACCGGCCGAGGAACGCGGGCGTGCTGGCGGCGGCGCTGGCCGAGTGCCTGTCGCACGACCTCCGCCGGGCCGAGCGCGACCTCGTGCGGTTCTTCGAGCTGACGCCGGACCTGTTCTGCATCGCCGGCATGGACGGCCACTTCCGCCGGGTGAACGCCAACTTCAGCCGCATCCTCGGCCACCCAACGGCTGCGCTGCTGGCGGAACCGTTCGTGAACTTCGTCCACCCCGACGACCGGGCGGCGACGGAGGCCGTGGTGGCGGGGTTGAACCGCGGCGAACTCTGCGTGCGGTTCCGCAACCGCTACCGCGACGCCCGCGGCGAGTACCACTGGTTCGAGTGGCAGGCCAAGCCGCTCGTCGGCGAGGGGATGATCTTCGCCGTGGCCCGCGACGTGACCGACACGATACGGCTCGAAGGGCAGCTGCGCTTCTTCGAGGAGGAAGAATGA
- a CDS encoding metallophosphoesterase family protein: MKLLHTADWHLGDRLGRIDRTDDLRRAVERVGAICEQEAVDVLLVAGDLFSELARPDALRETIRHWQDVFREFLEGGGTILTLTGNHDNENFCQTLVHAMSLAAPTVGKPGELIPPGRLYLATDPTFVKLADREHGTEVQFVLMPYPTPNRLLKGDAGQKYASPDEKNRLLVKAWSDALAALRAHPSYDPAAPSVLSAHVHMFGSTIGPSLFRLSAEEDVVVNGDDLAAQFDYVALGHIHKPQALTAPHVRYSGSIERMDLGEQADQKGVVLVDLGPGGLRGEPATLPLPATPVYEITVHDPGLDVPQLRADFPDAKTDLVNLHIHYTAGKDVLEDVLADLDAIFPRWYARDWQEAGALGDSIAGPEVGPARGFGETVRDYLQQELTNHAEAERDAIVALADELLKEFEN; this comes from the coding sequence ATGAAGCTCCTCCACACCGCCGACTGGCACCTGGGCGACCGCCTCGGCCGCATCGACCGCACCGACGACCTCCGCCGGGCGGTCGAGCGCGTCGGCGCGATTTGCGAGCAGGAAGCGGTCGACGTGTTACTCGTCGCCGGCGACCTGTTCAGCGAGCTGGCCCGCCCCGACGCCCTGCGCGAGACGATCCGCCACTGGCAGGACGTGTTCCGCGAGTTCCTCGAAGGCGGCGGCACCATCCTGACCCTGACCGGCAACCACGACAACGAGAACTTCTGCCAGACGCTCGTCCACGCCATGTCGCTCGCGGCCCCGACCGTGGGGAAGCCCGGCGAGCTGATCCCGCCCGGCCGCCTGTACCTCGCCACCGACCCCACGTTCGTCAAACTCGCCGACCGGGAGCACGGCACCGAAGTGCAGTTCGTGCTGATGCCGTACCCGACGCCGAACCGCCTCCTGAAGGGCGACGCCGGCCAGAAGTACGCCAGCCCCGACGAGAAGAATCGCCTGCTGGTGAAGGCGTGGTCCGACGCGCTGGCGGCCCTCCGCGCCCACCCGAGCTACGACCCCGCGGCCCCGAGCGTGTTGTCGGCGCACGTGCACATGTTCGGCAGCACCATCGGCCCGTCGCTGTTCCGGCTCAGCGCCGAGGAAGACGTGGTGGTGAACGGCGACGACCTGGCCGCGCAGTTCGACTACGTCGCGCTCGGCCACATCCACAAGCCGCAGGCGCTGACGGCGCCGCACGTCCGCTACTCCGGCAGCATCGAGCGGATGGACCTGGGCGAGCAGGCCGACCAGAAGGGCGTCGTGCTCGTGGACCTCGGCCCCGGCGGGCTCCGCGGCGAGCCGGCGACGCTGCCGCTGCCGGCGACGCCGGTCTACGAGATCACCGTGCACGACCCGGGGCTGGATGTCCCGCAGCTGCGGGCCGACTTCCCGGACGCGAAGACCGACCTGGTGAACCTGCACATCCACTACACGGCCGGGAAGGACGTGCTGGAAGACGTGCTCGCCGACCTCGACGCCATCTTCCCGCGCTGGTACGCGCGCGACTGGCAAGAAGCCGGAGCACTCGGCGACTCGATCGCGGGCCCGGAGGTGGGGCCGGCCCGCGGCTTCGGCGAGACGGTCCGTGACTACCTGCAGCAGGAGCTCACGAACCACGCCGAGGCCGAGCGCGACGCCATCGTGGCGCTGGCGGACGAGTTGCTGAAAGAGTTCGAAAACTAA
- a CDS encoding NAD-dependent epimerase/dehydratase family protein, translating into MDELSLVTGGAGFIGSHLVDALVKAGRPVRVFDDFSTGLRSNLAHHAGRVEVVEGSLTDPAAVARAVQGAGAVYHLGALASVARSVETPAVSHAACATGTLNLLDAARRAGVRRVVYAASSSAYGGSTGDGGQREDQAVAAKSPYAAAKLAGELYCQAFAHTYGLETVRLRFFNIFGPRQRSDSPYSGVIALFTAAMSRGEAPTVHGDGNQSRDFTFVANAVQALMKAAEAPEASGNVYNVGTGRTVSVRELIAALNRLLGKDLEPTYGAPRAGDVKFSRADISRTRSDLGYDPAVSFEDGLRQTVNAFTSANPKPARVVS; encoded by the coding sequence GTGGACGAGCTTTCCCTGGTCACCGGCGGCGCCGGCTTCATCGGCTCCCACCTCGTCGACGCCCTGGTGAAGGCCGGCCGCCCGGTCCGAGTCTTCGACGACTTCAGCACCGGCCTCCGCTCGAACCTCGCCCATCACGCCGGCCGCGTCGAGGTCGTGGAGGGGAGCCTGACCGACCCCGCGGCGGTCGCTCGCGCCGTACAGGGGGCGGGGGCCGTGTACCACCTCGGGGCGCTGGCGTCCGTGGCCCGCAGCGTCGAGACGCCTGCCGTGTCGCACGCCGCCTGCGCCACCGGCACCCTGAACCTGCTCGACGCCGCCCGCCGCGCCGGCGTCCGACGCGTGGTGTACGCCGCCAGTTCCAGTGCCTACGGCGGCAGCACCGGTGACGGCGGCCAGCGGGAGGATCAGGCCGTGGCCGCGAAGTCGCCGTACGCCGCGGCGAAGCTGGCCGGCGAGCTCTATTGCCAGGCGTTCGCCCACACGTACGGCCTGGAGACCGTCCGGCTGCGGTTCTTCAACATCTTCGGCCCCCGCCAGCGCTCCGACAGCCCGTATTCGGGCGTCATCGCGCTGTTCACTGCGGCCATGAGCCGGGGCGAGGCGCCGACCGTCCACGGCGACGGAAACCAGTCGCGGGATTTTACTTTCGTGGCGAACGCGGTGCAGGCACTGATGAAGGCCGCAGAGGCGCCGGAGGCCAGCGGCAACGTCTACAACGTGGGCACGGGGCGGACGGTGTCGGTGCGGGAACTCATAGCGGCGCTGAACCGATTACTGGGCAAGGATTTGGAGCCGACCTACGGTGCCCCCCGCGCCGGCGACGTGAAGTTCTCCCGTGCGGACATCAGCCGTACTCGGAGCGACCTGGGCTACGACCCGGCCGTGAGCTTCGAGGACGGCCTGCGCCAGACGGTGAACGCATTCACCTCGGCGAATCCGAAGCCGGCTCGCGTCGTGTCCTGA
- the ribH gene encoding 6,7-dimethyl-8-ribityllumazine synthase codes for MLYEGDFRSPPGRFALVAARFNAVVVDQLTAGALDALKRHGVPDDRVDVVKVPGSFEIPVVAQRLGKSGKYAAVICLGCIIRGDTDHYDHVAGAATSGIARAGLDAGVPVVFGVLTTDTLEQAVHRAGAKAGNKGFEAAVTAVEMVNLMALL; via the coding sequence ATGCTCTACGAAGGCGACTTCCGCTCCCCGCCCGGCCGGTTCGCCCTGGTCGCGGCCCGGTTCAACGCCGTCGTCGTGGACCAACTCACCGCCGGCGCCCTCGACGCCCTCAAGCGGCACGGCGTGCCGGACGACCGCGTCGACGTGGTGAAGGTGCCCGGCTCGTTCGAGATCCCCGTGGTCGCCCAGCGGCTCGGCAAGTCCGGCAAGTACGCGGCGGTGATCTGCCTGGGCTGCATCATCCGCGGCGACACGGACCACTACGACCACGTCGCCGGGGCTGCCACCAGCGGCATCGCACGGGCCGGCCTGGACGCGGGGGTGCCGGTGGTCTTCGGCGTGCTCACCACCGACACGCTGGAGCAGGCCGTGCACCGGGCCGGGGCGAAGGCCGGGAACAAGGGCTTCGAGGCGGCGGTGACCGCGGTCGAGATGGTGAACCTGATGGCGCTACTCTGA